A genomic window from Fimbriimonadaceae bacterium includes:
- a CDS encoding alpha/beta hydrolase-fold protein yields MLCALVSLFLAAVPFTLDAPDAKAVSWVGDLTGWGAAPRPMTRDGATWSILVELPPSGRTEYQFIVDGKWTLDPKNPLRAPNGLGGENSVWEGPDYPHTALAADPKVPLVRTEFSIESKFVPGRKVVMFVPPGAPKELPILVYADGEPYESLARAPHIVKNLIDAGKIRTVVLVLVPPADRAKEYWHDSEPYSRFVVEELLPEVRKRAPCSSRAQDVFLGGASLGGVIALRTAAAYPKAVAGGIHSQSGAFWVEGKDPSWPVDKLAKGLRVFCDWGTFEPQIPASNASLVAALKAKGVDCATFTTPEGHNWTAWRERMERGLVFLLGR; encoded by the coding sequence ATGTTGTGCGCCTTGGTTTCGCTGTTCCTTGCAGCCGTTCCCTTCACGCTCGACGCCCCCGACGCGAAGGCGGTGTCGTGGGTCGGAGATTTGACCGGCTGGGGAGCCGCTCCGCGCCCCATGACGCGGGACGGCGCCACGTGGTCGATCCTCGTGGAGCTTCCCCCGAGCGGGCGCACGGAGTACCAGTTCATCGTCGACGGCAAATGGACCCTCGACCCCAAGAACCCGCTTCGCGCTCCCAACGGGCTGGGCGGCGAGAACAGCGTTTGGGAGGGACCGGATTACCCGCACACGGCCCTGGCCGCCGACCCCAAGGTGCCGCTGGTGCGCACCGAGTTTTCGATCGAGAGCAAGTTCGTGCCCGGGCGCAAGGTCGTGATGTTCGTGCCTCCGGGCGCCCCGAAGGAACTGCCGATCCTGGTCTACGCGGACGGCGAGCCCTACGAGTCGCTGGCCAGGGCGCCGCACATCGTGAAGAACCTGATCGACGCGGGCAAGATCCGCACCGTCGTGCTGGTCTTGGTGCCTCCCGCCGACCGCGCCAAGGAGTACTGGCACGACTCCGAGCCGTACAGCCGGTTCGTGGTGGAGGAGCTGCTTCCCGAGGTTCGAAAACGGGCGCCCTGCTCGTCCCGCGCGCAAGACGTGTTCCTCGGTGGGGCGAGCCTGGGCGGCGTGATCGCCCTGCGAACGGCCGCCGCTTATCCCAAGGCCGTGGCAGGAGGCATCCACTCGCAGTCGGGGGCGTTCTGGGTCGAAGGCAAGGACCCGTCGTGGCCCGTCGACAAGCTCGCCAAGGGGCTGCGCGTGTTCTGCGATTGGGGGACGTTCGAGCCCCAGATCCCCGCCTCCAACGCATCGCTGGTCGCCGCGCTGAAGGCCAAGGGGGTGGATTGCGCCACGTTCACCACGCCGGAGGGCCACAACTGGACCGCCTGGCGCGAGCGGATGGAGCGCGGCCTCGTGTTCCTCCTGGGACGGTGA
- a CDS encoding LUD domain-containing protein yields MKRPPIVEASAEMPTSTRRAVGKSAAHYTAARVGALPSVFDDPEAARTRAAEIKQGVLDHLPDLLEQLEAACIASGIRVHHAQDAAEARRLVIEICRAASPAGGVVAKAKSMATEEIGLNAALEEAGFEPVETDLGEFVVQIDHDHPSHIVAPIIHKTKEDVARSFAREGLGEYTEDPEALTKQARAHLRGKFRSAAIGVSGVNFAIAETGRLALVENEGNNRLSTTAPDVHIAVMGIEKILPTEEDLALFLPLLAASATGQSITTYVHFVSGPKRGDEPDGPREVHLVLLDNGRSKVLAGPYQRILLCIRCGACLNVCPVYRQVSGHAYGHVYPGPLGAVLVPAMEGVEQFGHLAKASSLCGACEEVCPVKIPIPEMLLRLRAESKGDSWAAFAAGATHPSLWRSGLRLLPMAPKVGPLKAWSEFREPPRREGREFRKWWHSRSPVTPARSVEREPSVEHAAPRESQQEGASDAEALWARFQAQLEKLQGRIASLKELERLAGPWWVDGDAAERCPWTSTTDDVWEANVGVSLAVCAIAETGSVVLESGPAKTRLGALAPPVHVILVPQAQIVATLAEGIARMSARTSVIATGPSRTADIGGHLIRGVHGPGEVIVVRI; encoded by the coding sequence GTGAAGCGCCCCCCCATCGTGGAAGCCTCGGCGGAGATGCCCACCTCCACGCGGCGGGCCGTCGGCAAGTCCGCGGCGCACTACACCGCCGCGCGCGTCGGCGCGCTGCCCAGCGTCTTCGACGACCCCGAAGCGGCCCGAACCAGGGCCGCCGAAATCAAACAGGGCGTGCTGGACCACCTCCCGGACCTGTTGGAGCAGCTCGAAGCGGCGTGCATCGCCAGCGGCATCCGGGTGCACCACGCGCAGGATGCGGCCGAGGCGAGGCGGCTCGTCATCGAGATCTGCCGCGCGGCCAGCCCTGCGGGCGGGGTGGTCGCCAAAGCCAAATCGATGGCCACCGAGGAGATCGGGCTCAACGCGGCGCTCGAAGAGGCGGGATTCGAACCTGTGGAGACCGACCTGGGCGAGTTCGTGGTCCAGATCGACCACGACCATCCCAGCCATATCGTCGCGCCGATCATCCACAAGACCAAGGAGGATGTGGCGCGGTCGTTCGCGCGCGAGGGTCTGGGCGAGTACACCGAGGACCCCGAGGCGCTCACCAAGCAGGCCCGGGCGCACCTGCGCGGGAAGTTTCGCTCGGCCGCGATCGGGGTGAGCGGGGTGAACTTCGCCATCGCCGAGACCGGCCGCCTCGCGCTGGTGGAGAACGAGGGCAACAACCGGCTTTCCACCACGGCGCCCGACGTGCACATCGCCGTGATGGGCATCGAGAAGATCCTGCCCACCGAGGAAGACCTCGCGTTGTTCCTTCCTCTTTTGGCCGCGTCGGCGACCGGCCAGTCCATCACGACCTACGTGCACTTCGTTTCGGGCCCGAAGCGGGGGGACGAGCCCGACGGGCCGCGCGAGGTGCACCTCGTGCTGCTGGACAACGGCCGTTCGAAGGTGTTGGCAGGTCCCTACCAACGGATCCTGCTGTGCATCCGGTGCGGGGCGTGCCTGAACGTGTGCCCGGTGTACCGCCAAGTGTCGGGGCACGCGTACGGGCACGTGTACCCCGGTCCGCTTGGGGCGGTGTTGGTGCCGGCGATGGAGGGCGTGGAGCAGTTCGGGCACCTCGCCAAAGCCTCTTCGCTGTGCGGCGCGTGCGAAGAGGTGTGCCCGGTCAAGATCCCGATTCCCGAAATGCTGCTGCGCCTTCGCGCCGAGAGCAAAGGCGACTCCTGGGCGGCGTTTGCTGCGGGCGCGACGCATCCGTCCCTGTGGCGGTCGGGCCTGCGCCTGCTGCCGATGGCCCCGAAGGTCGGCCCGCTGAAGGCCTGGTCGGAGTTTCGCGAGCCCCCGCGGCGCGAGGGTCGGGAGTTTCGGAAGTGGTGGCACAGCCGATCGCCCGTCACCCCTGCCCGGTCGGTGGAGAGGGAGCCCTCTGTTGAGCACGCGGCGCCTCGAGAGTCTCAGCAGGAAGGCGCTTCGGATGCGGAGGCCCTCTGGGCGCGGTTCCAAGCCCAGTTGGAGAAGCTCCAAGGGCGGATCGCTTCGCTGAAGGAGCTCGAGCGTCTTGCCGGGCCTTGGTGGGTGGACGGGGACGCGGCGGAGCGTTGCCCGTGGACGAGCACGACCGACGATGTGTGGGAGGCGAACGTCGGCGTTTCGCTCGCGGTGTGCGCGATCGCAGAGACGGGGAGCGTCGTGCTCGAATCCGGCCCGGCGAAGACGAGGCTCGGTGCTCTGGCGCCACCTGTGCACGTGATCCTCGTCCCGCAGGCCCAGATCGTCGCAACGTTGGCCGAGGGCATCGCGCGGATGAGCGCGCGCACGTCGGTGATCGCCACCGGCCCCAGTCGAACCGCGGACATCGGCGGCCACCTGATCCGCGGCGTCCACGGCCCCGGCGAGGTGATCGTCGTCCGCATCTAG
- a CDS encoding (Fe-S)-binding protein → MLTCLCDAFAGEVGIAAVRVLEAAGCDVEFLDAQTCCGQPPFNSGDWDAARTVARRTAALFQGDVPVVAPSSSCTAMMREGYAMLLPGESTPSTFELVEFLVRELGVTAWPPSPGPAMERSIAFHRACHGRGLHLGDLHEQLLSTVPGLQMLPFAQVEQCCGFGGAFAATHGPISAGIGMEKLEHLLASGADTVVSGDMGCLLHLRGLIERHGLAMRTQHVAQILAEAVPQ, encoded by the coding sequence ATGCTTACGTGCTTGTGCGACGCCTTCGCCGGAGAGGTGGGGATCGCCGCCGTGCGCGTGCTCGAGGCCGCGGGGTGCGACGTGGAATTCCTCGACGCCCAGACGTGTTGCGGGCAGCCTCCCTTCAACTCGGGCGATTGGGACGCGGCGCGCACGGTCGCGCGGCGCACGGCCGCGCTCTTCCAGGGGGACGTGCCTGTCGTCGCGCCTTCGTCCTCCTGCACGGCGATGATGCGCGAGGGTTACGCGATGCTCCTCCCCGGGGAATCGACACCCTCGACTTTCGAGCTGGTCGAGTTCCTCGTTCGGGAGCTTGGCGTGACGGCTTGGCCCCCGTCGCCGGGGCCGGCGATGGAACGCAGCATCGCGTTCCACCGCGCGTGCCACGGGCGCGGGCTGCACCTGGGCGATCTCCACGAGCAGCTGCTCTCCACGGTGCCCGGCCTGCAGATGCTCCCGTTCGCGCAGGTCGAGCAGTGCTGCGGGTTCGGCGGGGCGTTTGCCGCCACGCACGGCCCCATCAGCGCGGGTATCGGAATGGAGAAGCTCGAGCACCTGCTCGCCTCGGGAGCCGACACGGTGGTAAGCGGCGACATGGGCTGTCTGTTGCACCTGCGGGGGCTGATCGAGCGCCACGGGCTGGCGATGCGCACGCAGCACGTCGCCCAGATCCTTGCGGAGGCGGTTCCCCAGTGA
- a CDS encoding FGGY-family carbohydrate kinase: MRDSSGNAGAVAIDLGATSARYAAGWLVDGRIEFEIVRQVPHAPIERDGRLEWDMDTLLALCREAVQYADAKFATASVGIDSWGVDHGFLGPTGDLLAAPVCYRDRSHERALAQLDSEQDRLYALTGIQKQPFNTLVQLMARRQEDPTLPDRATWLLLPDLFAYLLGGLPGSEITHASTTQLLGLDGRWSAEAFEIAGWPVPDRQPSLPGALIGRATETVTVARVAGHDTASAVCGLGALSEEQAFLNVGTWSLLGTVLDHPLVDHAAAAGNFSNERAADGRVRFLKNIPGFYIINRLHEELGVEGTVPDWLARADRSLPQRIDVLDPAYFNPPSMLEAIRERIEGAPATPQAWAGLALMSLVETTAQQLHELEQATGRRFNQIRASGGGSSSAAFCHALTNATGCTVSAGPAEATVLGNLATQFLAKGFFSDTSELAECLAASTEMTHHRPRS; the protein is encoded by the coding sequence GTGAGGGATTCCTCCGGTAACGCGGGCGCGGTCGCGATCGACCTCGGCGCCACCTCGGCGCGCTATGCCGCCGGCTGGCTCGTCGACGGCCGCATCGAGTTCGAAATCGTGCGCCAGGTGCCGCACGCGCCGATCGAGCGCGACGGGCGCCTCGAGTGGGACATGGACACGCTCCTGGCGCTGTGCCGGGAGGCCGTGCAGTATGCGGACGCCAAGTTCGCCACCGCGAGCGTCGGCATCGACTCGTGGGGGGTCGACCACGGGTTCCTGGGGCCCACCGGCGACCTGCTGGCCGCCCCGGTCTGCTACCGCGACCGGTCGCACGAGCGTGCGCTCGCGCAGCTCGACTCCGAGCAGGATCGCCTCTATGCCCTCACCGGCATCCAGAAGCAACCGTTCAACACGCTCGTCCAACTGATGGCGCGGCGCCAGGAGGACCCCACGCTCCCCGACCGGGCGACGTGGCTTTTGCTTCCCGATCTGTTCGCGTACCTGCTCGGTGGGCTGCCGGGCTCCGAGATCACCCACGCGTCGACGACCCAACTGCTCGGCCTCGACGGCCGATGGAGCGCCGAGGCGTTCGAGATCGCGGGCTGGCCCGTCCCCGATCGGCAGCCCTCGCTCCCGGGCGCACTGATCGGACGGGCAACCGAGACGGTCACCGTCGCGCGGGTGGCGGGCCACGACACCGCATCCGCTGTGTGCGGATTGGGCGCGCTCTCCGAGGAGCAGGCGTTCTTGAACGTCGGCACGTGGTCGCTGTTGGGAACGGTGCTCGACCATCCTCTCGTGGATCATGCGGCGGCTGCCGGGAACTTCTCGAACGAGCGCGCGGCGGACGGACGGGTGCGCTTCCTCAAGAACATCCCCGGCTTCTACATCATCAACCGGCTTCACGAGGAGTTGGGCGTGGAGGGGACGGTGCCCGACTGGCTGGCGCGAGCGGACCGAAGCCTTCCCCAGCGCATCGACGTGTTGGACCCCGCGTACTTCAACCCGCCGTCGATGCTCGAGGCCATTCGCGAGCGCATCGAGGGCGCGCCCGCGACCCCGCAGGCGTGGGCGGGGCTCGCTTTGATGAGCCTGGTCGAGACGACGGCCCAGCAACTGCACGAACTGGAGCAGGCGACCGGACGGCGGTTCAACCAGATTCGCGCCAGCGGGGGCGGCTCGTCCAGCGCGGCGTTCTGCCACGCGCTGACCAACGCCACCGGGTGCACCGTTTCGGCCGGGCCGGCCGAGGCGACGGTGCTCGGCAACCTCGCCACCCAGTTCCTCGCCAAAGGCTTCTTCTCCGACACCAGCGAGCTGGCCGAGTGCCTGGCAGCCAGTACGGAGATGACGCACCACAGGCCGAGAAGCTGA
- a CDS encoding bifunctional rhamnulose-1-phosphate aldolase/short-chain dehydrogenase, with protein MSAAAATGALQSKWDAAQAAAMNEVERLVYRSNLLGSDPRITNYGGGNTSVKVTETDPLTGEDVRVLWVKGSGGDLGTMRRAGLASLYLDPVLAFEKRYREGLAEDAIVALYPLCNFNLNPTACSIDTPLHAFVPKAHVDHLHPDSVIAIAAAEDSEALTREAFGGRIGYLPWKRPGFELGLMLRDLIEAHPDLDGAVMGSHGLICWADTAEACYALSLKLINQAAEFLESRSKAEPFGPIVRPARRDDAREALVALVPKLRGLAAHEGKRLIAEIDTSDATLDFLAREAMPRLAALGTSCPDHFLRTKIRPLVLGGDTDDAALEQAFEAYRAEYAAYYERCKRSNSPAIRNPNPSVILVPGLGMIAFGKNKKEAQVTCEFYQRAIEVMRGAEGVSKYTALPEQEAFDIEYWLLEEAKLKRMPPEKEFSRQVAVVTGAAQGIGRATAMRLASLGACVVALDLNEEKLKETVAEIDGAIAVRCDVTSADALRAAFEEAILQFGGVDVAVVSAGNARRGTLLDTSDEDYAFLSDLLMRAYFETARAATRIMVRQGTGGSVVFVASKNAVATGSNAAIYSAAKAFELHLMRTAANDLAKHGIRCNAVNPDAVLQGSGIWNDQWKTETAAALGIPPDGLQEYYRNRTLLHVEVSADDVAQAIVWLASEARSSRTTGAVIPVDGGIREGFLR; from the coding sequence ATGAGCGCAGCCGCCGCAACGGGAGCTCTGCAGTCGAAGTGGGATGCCGCCCAAGCCGCCGCCATGAACGAGGTCGAAAGGCTCGTCTACCGCTCGAACCTCTTGGGTTCGGACCCGAGGATCACGAACTACGGCGGTGGGAACACGAGCGTCAAGGTGACGGAAACCGATCCGCTCACGGGCGAGGACGTCCGCGTGCTGTGGGTCAAAGGCTCGGGCGGGGACCTGGGCACGATGCGCAGGGCCGGGCTCGCCAGCCTCTACCTGGACCCCGTGCTCGCCTTTGAGAAGCGGTACCGGGAGGGCCTGGCCGAGGACGCGATCGTCGCCCTCTACCCCCTTTGCAACTTCAACCTCAATCCCACGGCGTGCAGCATCGACACCCCGTTGCACGCGTTCGTCCCCAAGGCCCACGTCGACCATCTGCACCCGGATTCGGTGATCGCCATCGCCGCGGCGGAAGACTCGGAAGCCCTCACGCGCGAGGCGTTCGGCGGCCGGATCGGATACCTGCCGTGGAAGCGCCCCGGCTTCGAGCTGGGACTCATGCTCCGCGACCTCATCGAGGCGCACCCGGATCTCGACGGCGCCGTGATGGGCTCGCACGGACTCATCTGCTGGGCGGACACCGCGGAGGCGTGTTACGCCCTTTCCCTCAAGCTCATCAACCAGGCCGCCGAATTCCTCGAAAGCCGGTCCAAGGCCGAGCCCTTCGGCCCGATCGTCCGTCCGGCTCGCCGAGACGATGCCCGGGAAGCGCTCGTGGCGCTCGTGCCCAAGCTCAGGGGGCTCGCGGCGCACGAGGGCAAGCGCCTGATCGCGGAGATCGACACAAGCGACGCGACCCTGGACTTCCTCGCCCGCGAGGCGATGCCGCGGCTGGCAGCGCTCGGCACGAGCTGTCCCGACCACTTTCTACGCACCAAGATCCGGCCGTTGGTCCTCGGGGGCGACACGGACGACGCGGCCTTGGAGCAGGCGTTCGAGGCGTACCGCGCCGAGTACGCCGCCTACTACGAGCGCTGCAAGCGGTCGAACTCGCCGGCCATCCGCAATCCCAACCCGTCGGTGATCCTCGTCCCCGGACTCGGGATGATCGCGTTCGGCAAGAACAAGAAGGAGGCCCAGGTCACCTGCGAGTTCTACCAGCGGGCGATCGAGGTCATGCGGGGCGCGGAGGGTGTTTCGAAGTACACGGCCCTTCCCGAGCAGGAGGCGTTCGACATCGAGTACTGGCTCCTCGAGGAGGCGAAGCTGAAGCGCATGCCTCCGGAGAAGGAGTTCAGCCGCCAGGTGGCCGTGGTCACCGGCGCCGCCCAAGGCATCGGACGGGCCACCGCGATGCGCCTGGCCTCGCTCGGCGCGTGCGTCGTGGCGCTCGACCTGAACGAGGAGAAGCTGAAGGAGACGGTCGCCGAGATCGACGGGGCGATCGCGGTTCGCTGCGACGTCACCAGCGCCGACGCCTTGCGCGCGGCCTTCGAGGAGGCCATCCTCCAGTTCGGCGGCGTGGACGTGGCGGTGGTGAGCGCCGGCAACGCCCGACGTGGCACCCTGCTCGACACCTCCGACGAGGACTACGCGTTCCTCAGCGACCTGCTGATGCGCGCGTACTTCGAAACGGCGCGTGCCGCCACCCGGATCATGGTGCGCCAAGGCACCGGCGGATCGGTCGTGTTCGTCGCGTCGAAGAACGCGGTGGCCACGGGTTCGAACGCCGCGATCTACTCGGCGGCCAAGGCGTTCGAGCTGCACCTGATGCGCACCGCCGCCAACGATCTGGCGAAGCACGGCATCCGGTGCAACGCGGTGAACCCCGACGCGGTGCTTCAGGGTTCGGGCATCTGGAACGACCAGTGGAAGACCGAAACCGCCGCCGCGCTCGGCATCCCGCCGGACGGCCTGCAGGAGTACTACCGCAACCGCACGCTGCTGCACGTCGAAGTCTCCGCAGACGACGTCGCCCAGGCCATCGTTTGGCTTGCCAGCGAGGCGCGCTCCAGCCGCACCACCGGCGCCGTGATCCCCGTGGACGGAGGCATTCGTGAGGGATTCCTCCGGTAA
- a CDS encoding DUF1501 domain-containing protein translates to MSEKLSRRDLMKRGGVIAVGLTAPRWLSTIAHADVMRMAKGGVPAKDTVLVVCQLSGGNDGLNTVVPYADKTYYDLRPTLGIPEDKVLKLSDAMGFHPGLEGLAELYKEGKVAVIQNVGYPRPNRSHFKSMEIWQTASPTTTVRNGWIGRYFDQQAASGPLNPVVALGLSTDKPLALNAKVASIPCFASLADIQSMVGDPDVERMLRQIQGPDAPPGSDQRIVQQASKTALDAMAVLSKQLQGYAPKQTYANDPFGQGFKQIAQLVATSPATRVVYFSAGGFDTHAKQAETQERLLTGFGNAIRSFQREMEAVGKADKVIVLVFSEFGRRSFENASGGTDHGAAAPMFLIGKNVKGGLHGSKPNLEDLADGDLKFSIDFRQAYATTLDQWMGGDSELVLGEKFAPLGVF, encoded by the coding sequence TTGAGTGAAAAACTGTCCCGAAGAGACCTGATGAAGCGCGGCGGCGTGATCGCCGTCGGATTGACCGCGCCGCGGTGGCTTTCCACCATCGCCCACGCCGACGTCATGCGGATGGCGAAGGGCGGCGTGCCCGCGAAGGACACGGTCCTCGTCGTGTGCCAGCTCTCGGGGGGGAACGACGGCCTGAACACGGTGGTCCCCTACGCCGACAAGACGTACTACGATCTGCGCCCGACCCTGGGGATCCCCGAGGACAAGGTGCTCAAGCTGTCGGACGCCATGGGCTTCCACCCCGGTCTCGAGGGATTGGCCGAACTCTACAAGGAAGGCAAAGTCGCCGTCATCCAGAACGTGGGCTACCCCCGGCCGAACCGCTCGCACTTCAAGAGCATGGAGATCTGGCAGACCGCCAGCCCGACGACCACCGTGCGCAACGGATGGATCGGCCGGTACTTCGACCAGCAGGCCGCCAGCGGGCCGCTGAATCCCGTGGTCGCGCTCGGCCTCTCGACGGACAAGCCCCTGGCCTTGAACGCGAAGGTCGCGAGCATCCCGTGCTTCGCCAGCCTGGCGGACATCCAGTCGATGGTCGGCGACCCCGATGTGGAGCGGATGTTGCGCCAGATCCAGGGACCGGACGCGCCTCCAGGATCGGATCAGCGCATCGTGCAGCAGGCGAGCAAGACCGCTCTCGATGCGATGGCGGTGCTCAGCAAGCAGCTCCAGGGTTACGCCCCGAAGCAGACCTACGCGAACGACCCGTTCGGGCAGGGGTTCAAGCAGATCGCGCAGCTCGTCGCGACGTCTCCTGCGACCCGGGTGGTCTACTTCAGCGCCGGTGGATTCGACACGCATGCCAAGCAAGCGGAGACGCAGGAGCGGCTGCTCACGGGGTTCGGGAACGCGATCCGGTCGTTCCAGCGCGAAATGGAAGCCGTGGGCAAGGCGGACAAGGTCATCGTGCTCGTGTTCTCCGAGTTCGGGCGCCGAAGTTTCGAGAACGCGAGCGGCGGCACCGACCACGGTGCGGCGGCGCCGATGTTCTTGATCGGCAAGAACGTGAAGGGCGGCCTGCACGGCTCGAAGCCCAACCTCGAGGATTTGGCCGACGGCGATCTGAAGTTCAGCATCGACTTCCGGCAAGCCTACGCAACGACGCTCGATCAGTGGATGGGAGGGGATTCGGAGCTGGTGCTGGGAGAGAAGTTCGCGCCACTCGGGGTTTTCTGA
- a CDS encoding cyanophycinase, with protein MRRFVGLLLIAVAAFASQPSDRPQWPQPIVNGALVLGEGAGAREAFLARCGPGAKLLVYTSAPALDKPWSDVGATRAEGRPDLAAFRGVWIEPGTALLPDAYARISQAKAGGTVVGGGLDLAIGGSLAEGAAWVTRWNGDESALHAAAAPGRFAVGVPKGAAVQLDGRTLTASETLGIAFAAGPGGKASVEPLPAGAKADWIALRRRAIERTLPPFPPAVMPRPNVPRGTLFIVGGGGMPDGLLEQFIEAAGGADAPIVFVPCEFAETIPEPAFVGVLRRAGAKDVTWIHTKDRSKADTDPTILDKLRRAKGIWFGGGRQWNFVDSYLDTEAHRLMLDVLARGGAIGGSSAGASIQTQFMPRGDPLGNTNIIAPGYERGLGFLPGCAVDQHFTQRSRHKDMTTLMKAYPQVLGIGIDEATALVVRGSVAEVVGRGHVFVYDRRKPGPAEGPDYEELKAGARYELAERRTLREGGGFTQRTP; from the coding sequence ATGCGCCGCTTTGTTGGGCTTCTCCTTATCGCCGTCGCTGCGTTCGCCAGCCAACCCTCCGACCGGCCGCAGTGGCCGCAGCCGATTGTCAACGGTGCGCTGGTGCTGGGGGAGGGGGCCGGGGCTCGGGAGGCGTTCCTCGCCCGGTGCGGTCCCGGCGCCAAGTTGCTCGTATACACGTCCGCCCCGGCACTTGACAAGCCGTGGTCGGACGTGGGAGCCACGCGGGCCGAGGGGCGGCCCGACCTCGCCGCGTTCCGCGGGGTGTGGATCGAGCCTGGTACCGCGCTGTTGCCGGACGCGTACGCACGCATTTCCCAAGCCAAGGCGGGCGGCACCGTGGTGGGCGGTGGGCTCGACCTGGCCATTGGCGGCTCGCTCGCCGAAGGCGCCGCCTGGGTGACGCGGTGGAACGGCGACGAAAGCGCGCTGCACGCGGCGGCCGCCCCCGGCCGCTTCGCCGTGGGTGTCCCCAAGGGGGCGGCGGTGCAACTCGACGGCCGCACACTGACTGCGAGCGAGACGTTGGGCATCGCGTTCGCGGCGGGACCGGGCGGCAAGGCGTCCGTCGAGCCCCTCCCCGCCGGTGCGAAAGCGGACTGGATCGCCCTCCGCCGCCGTGCCATCGAGCGCACCCTTCCCCCCTTCCCTCCGGCGGTAATGCCCCGGCCGAACGTTCCTCGCGGCACGCTGTTCATCGTGGGAGGCGGAGGCATGCCGGACGGGCTCCTCGAACAGTTCATCGAGGCCGCGGGGGGGGCCGATGCGCCGATCGTGTTCGTGCCATGCGAGTTTGCCGAGACGATCCCCGAGCCCGCGTTCGTCGGCGTTCTCCGCCGCGCGGGTGCCAAGGACGTCACCTGGATCCATACCAAGGATCGGTCCAAGGCCGACACCGACCCGACGATCCTCGACAAGCTACGCCGTGCCAAAGGCATCTGGTTCGGCGGCGGCCGCCAATGGAACTTCGTGGACTCGTACCTCGACACGGAGGCGCACAGGCTGATGTTGGACGTGCTGGCCCGCGGGGGCGCGATCGGCGGCTCCTCCGCCGGCGCGTCGATCCAAACGCAGTTCATGCCGCGCGGCGATCCGCTTGGCAACACCAATATCATCGCCCCCGGCTACGAGCGCGGCCTCGGGTTCTTGCCGGGGTGTGCCGTGGACCAACACTTCACGCAGCGAAGCCGCCACAAAGATATGACCACGCTGATGAAGGCGTACCCCCAGGTGCTGGGCATCGGGATCGACGAGGCCACCGCGCTCGTGGTGCGAGGCTCCGTGGCCGAAGTCGTCGGCCGCGGCCACGTGTTTGTCTACGACCGCCGCAAGCCGGGGCCCGCCGAGGGGCCGGACTATGAGGAGCTGAAGGCGGGCGCACGCTACGAGCTGGCGGAGCGGCGCACGCTCAGGGAGGGGGGGGGATTCACGCAAAGAACGCCTTGA